The genomic region GCAGGCTAGGGGCTCGGCGCCTCGCccgggcctgggggcggggacgAGGACCCCGGGCCGGCGCGGGCCGGAGCGAGGGGAGGGCGCTGCGACGGGCCGACAGGTGGCGGGGTCTGGCCCTGGTCCCCCGAGCGCCGCAGGCGCTGACTCTGGTGGGGATGGGGCGGGCGGGCCGGAGGAGGGGTCAGGCCGTCTCTCCTCCCCTCGAGGGGCGGCGACCGTCGGGCCCGCCGTGTAGGTGCGTCGGAGAAACTGCGGGGTGGGGACTCGGCGGCCGCGGCTGGCGGGGACCAGCGGGCGCGTCGGGGGGCTCGGAGGGGCGCGGCGGCGGGGCAGACCTCGGGCCGGCCGGGGACCTGACGCCTCCTTCCCCCGCCCCCTTTTGTGTTTCCCCGCAGAGCGGCCGCCGGGGGAGCCGCGACCGCCCCCGCGGCGGGCTCGTCCCCTCGCATCCTCCGGGCCGCGGGCAGGaagaggcggcggcggccgcaGGGCAGAGCCGGCCGGCCCCGCTGGGAATATGGCGACCGGTGGCTACCGGgcgggcagcggcggcggcggcggcagcaccaccgacttcctggaggagtggaAGGCGAAGCGCGAGAAGATGCGCGCCAAGCAGAACCCCGCGGgtgcggccgccccgggcggcggcggcgacgcgGCCGGGAAGCCCCCGGCGGGGGCTCTGGGCACCTCGGCGGCCGCCGCGGCCAACGAGCTCAACAACAACCTCGCGGGCGGCGCAGCCGCACCTGCCGGCTCCGGGCCCGGGGGCGTGAACTGCGCCGGCGGCCCCGCGGCGCTGACCCGGGTGGGCCCCGGCCCGCGGCGCCCCGAGGACGAGCccccctccgccgccgccgccgccgcggggaCCCCGCCGGCCCGGGGCGAGCCGGAGGAGCGGGACGGCGCCCCGGACAAGGGCAAGAGCTCGGGCCCCAGCGCCAGGAAAGGCAAGGGGCAGATCGAGAAGAGGAAGCTGCGGGAGAAGCGGCGCTCCACCGGCGTGGTCAACATCCCCGCCGCAGAGGTGAGCGCGGGGGCGCGGCCGCCGCCGCTTCCTCCCCGAGCgcccgggcccgggccgcgcGTTCCCGCTCCAGCTGGTCCTTCGCATCCTTGCCCCGGGCTTGGcgggcaggggctgaggggttTACTGCCGACAAATGCTTCCTGGGAAAAGTTCCCCAAACCCAAAGTGGGACACGTGCCTTTTAGGCTTCCTGGCTAAGGTCTCAGCCCCAGGATCCTCCTCCTGAGTGGTGCAAAGACCGCTGGTGGCTCCCGAACTTGGCCATCTAGACTTGTTCGTCTGTGCCTGCTTCATCAGTTACAAAAATTGATCGATGGTGCTGACGACGTGCTCTATTTAGTTTCCCACGTGTCCGTCTAAAGTTATCAGattgtttctctcctcttctctgtaaTAGTGTTTAACAGCACCTGTGAGGAAAACGTGGCCTTAGCACTATCCAGGACAgctttatctttttatctctcATTGAACCCCAGATGAGTCTATCCAAATGAGCGGATGCACTGTTTCATGTGTAAACTAGCTTTGTAAATGGCGCTCTGCAACACACGCACGCACGCTTTTTCTGAGTGATATTTAGGACAATAGGAACGCTGGAGCTCCCCACAGTTGTTTTTGCTGAGATGGTCTCCCATTTAAGTATTTGGCTATGTGTGTTCTGGAGAACGTTTGTGGTAGagttggttttgtgtgtgtggtttttttttcccttttgcgtCTTCAGcagtttcaaaacatttctgCAGGCAGCAACATCTTCCCATTAGAGTGACTGGTGAAACAATTTTGCTTACCGCACCTCTCTCTACCCTCAACAAAACAATCCTAAACCAGTTTTGGTTGCTTTAATAGTAGCTCACTGGTTTGGGGAATTAATTCAGCAACGTTGTTTCACCCAAACTAGTTGCATCTTTTTTTCATTAGCTCTTTaggatttaactttttttttttttactcttggCCTTCTAATTTATTCAACTTTGACACCCAGTAAATAATTAATAAGGATTTACTAACTTTAATTTCGGTTTACATAAAAGCAATTGGAGTAAGTTAGGGTGTATATCAAACATACCCACATTTTTAAGTCTTAATGTGAGTTTCATACCTGGGAAGTCAGTGTTTGTCTTTGAAGGGTGTATTTTTATGAGTGTTGCAGAGAGATTTTTCTCAGCCAGCAAAACTGTGCTCTGTGGTTTGCTACTTGCACAAAAGATCTGTTATTCATTAAATTGCTTTAAAAGGAATTCGTAAGAGTGGTAATCAaatttctaggattttttttagttaaaaatatgaaGATTGAGGGGAAACTGAAGACAAGGCATTGGAAAAGCTACAttcctcaactttatttttaaaagtagctgATGGTCCAAATAAAAGAATTTGtcattttcaatcttttcctcattgttCATCTGTTAGGGGTCTTATTTTGGGAAATATCTTGGCAGATGTTAAACTTCATTTTTTGTTTGGCTGCTTGTGCTAAAATTGTTACTTCTCAAgtacttttttttgcttttgttttttaacaaggATAATGTTTACTGGGGGAAATAAGTGTGGCATATCTTGTGAGATCCTAAGAGACATCCTTTGTTAATACTCCTGCTTTGGGTAAGGGAACATAGTGCCGAGAATGTAGATGCCTCCCCACTACAATTGAGCCTAATACTCTGGAATGTTTTCCGTTTGGGTGTTGGCAACTCCTAAatttaatcttccttaaaaacaaacaacccagggTACCATTTTTTGTCTGTGGAATTTGAACCTTTTTTATTGAATAGGGAATTGAGGATTGCTTTCTTTCTGTGGTAACTGTGGCCGTATCTGTTTCTTGCTACAGGATCTAGCGAAAGTGGTAACGTTTTAGCACAGTCCCTAGTTAGCAGGCATACTTGAGTGCCTCCTCCCCatatattcagttttttaaaaacaatttaagtcTTTCAGATTATCTTAATAATGGTAAAACATGTAACAGAACTTTACAGGTGAAccgttttcatttctttaggtTGTTACTTTCTTAGAATTGGGTGTGATTCACTTTTCTTAGTAGTTTCAACATTGTAATGCCAGTTGCTCTGGAGTTTCTTGTGTAATACAACTTCGTGCTCCtgctttaaaaattcatatagtattttacaatattttcaagTATGAAAATTGTAAAAGCAGAAAAGCACCAATCTGTCAATATTCAAAAGGAGACTTTTATGTATAATATTAAGACTTATTTTCAGGCAGTGTTCCTAACCAAGTTTATAGTAGATTAGTATGTATCTTGTATGCAAAGAGCCTATTTTGTTGGTTGATAAACATTTGgttctttcaagaaatatttattaaacatcagTGTGTCACATTCATTGTGCCGTTCCTTATTTTGCTAATCACGGAGTGTTATACAGTTGTTCTAAAGGTACCTGACAGCAGCAAAAGATATCAGAAGCAGCTAGCCAGGTAGGTTAGCAAGGAAGCAGGTCAGAAACTGAAAGTGGTAGATGGGAGTGGGATACTGGATGTTTTGACTGTAATAAAAAGTGCGGATATACAGATGCTCATTAGTGAGTTAAACTTCAGTTCTTATTTActaatttagatattttttaagcttttttctaaatttttacttttcttatttttttggagTAAGAGCCCAACTTGGTTAATTTGTGTGGGACATACTTCCTGCCAGTAATTTTTGTATACGTTTATTAGATCAAATGTTTATTACATGTCTGTGTTTAAGGCACTATCATAAGCACCGTGGAGAAGACAAGCAGAATAAGGCAGTGTATATTGTCAAGGAGCAAGACTAATCTAGGAAGAAGAATAAGGCATAATTATACGAGAAAACTTAAGTACTGATTTAACAGTTTAAAAGTCATCTTAATGCAGCATGTAGCTAATTGTTTATTAGCAATATTGTGTATTTAAGGGGGAGAGATGATTGGGCTGAGAGAAGCTATTGAGGATGAGGGTCTTGAGCTGAGACTCGTTTCTGTACCTATGTATTTATACACATGTTCACACACATTTTACATGTCAGAGTGCAGTGGTTCTTATCTGTGGCAGCACATTAATATAATGTGAGGATCTTACGAAAATGCTCTGTCATGCTGATTACTTGCCCTCTCCCTTCCTGACCCCCTTCTGATTTAATGGGGTCTGGGATGGATCCAAGGTGTGAATAGTTTGATAAGTTTCCACGTGATTCTAATGCGAGTCAGGGTTGAGAACTGCCGGGCTGCACTCTGGGGATGCAGAAATGAATAGGACACAGGCCTTGCCCACACAGTGCATTCAAGTAGTATAAGCAAATGTAAGAACCGTGTTAAATACAGCCCATTTCCTGAGCAGGGTACCCACCTCAAGGAGGAAAGGGATAGTTGAGGAGGGCTTCCGAGACAGGGCCAGCTGTTTCCAGAGTGCTTGCGAAGTTACTGCCGTTGAGTAGGCTTGCATGATGGATTAGCAGAGATGCTTACCGTAGAAAATGTAATCTTTCAATAGGTAGAGGTCAAATGATACTGCAGttttgatttaaatataaaagttaacatATATTGAAACTtactgttttcatagtggctggCAAAAGTGCTTTATGTGCTGTCTTAATGCTCACAGCAGTCCCGTGTGGTAGTTACAGGTGCTCTTTGTCCCCATTTCTGgagaaaatggaggcttagaGAGAGTGACTCAAGATCACATGGAAAGTGAATAATTGTAGAGCAATATTTGAAGCATTTTTGCGTATTTGTGCATCTAGGGAGGGGAGTTTTTAAGAATTAACCAAGCTTGCATTATTTATTTCCCTAGATTTTTTCCTATAActtctgaaaaggaaaaatggtgAAAGTATGGAATTGAATAGAAATTAAGATCAGATTTGTGGGCTCAGAGATTGCTTCTGACCCTCTAATCTATAGTTTGCTTGGCAAAATCTTAAGCACCAGGCCATCAGCGAAATAGAAATCTGTTTTGGCCAGCAGTCAGAAATGTGGATCTGTGATTTTACTGAAGTGATATGTTGTTTTTCTGTCAAGATTGGGTTATGACACCCACTCCGTGGTTTGAAGGAGCACTTAATGTATAGAAAGCACTTTTAAGTGAAGACAGTTTAAGTTATAATTATTCAGCATGTTTACTGACCATTATGTAGGACAAGTTACACTTAGTAAATCTTATAAATCCAGGTAGATTGAGAAATCCCTTTTGGTATGCCCATTATATTCCAGACTGTCTACCTGTCTGTGTGATGAGTCAGGAGAGGAACTAACAGTGACTCAGAGTTGGGAGAAAATTGGGCTTGTGAATAGGGTAGATATGCCGTAAGCACTGAGGCTCCTTAATAAGATATTAAGCCCAAGTTTGCTAAGTTTGAGCTCGTTGATAaagtaaattgaaattttaatatcaGGATTTGTAGTGAGTTGTCTAAGGTGGGATGCTTTTTtcgtaaaaataataattatgtaatTAAAGTAGATGACGTTTATGGTCTTCttattaagtgccaggcactgttgtaagcaGTTTACATATACATACAGTGCATTTAATTCTTGCCACAACCCTATGAAACAATGAGCAGAGGGTCAGCTCCtttcttgcctgaggtcacatgtGGGTTAGGAAGCAGAGTAGAGAGAGTCTGCCTTCAAAGCCTGGTGCTTAAGAGCCGTCCTGTTATAGTCAGTATGTTATGTACTGTGTACCTAGTTTAAGAAATACAAGATTGTTTTAGTACTAAAATAGAAGTGCTAATATATTACTCTAGAATTTGAAAATAGCTGTATTATGAAAGGTAGATGAAGTGAGACTTACTGGAAAAATTTGAGGGCAAATAAACGTATAAACAGTGGCATTTAATTCCTTATTTAAAATCATTATcaagttatttatatatatattttttatttctatattggtTTTTAGCACCGGTGATATAGACCAGAAAATAATTATACCATTTAATAGTAGTGCAGATATAATGTTTTAGAAGTTTAAAATTATTGGCAAATGCTggagtttgaaattttttaagtgcttttttcctttttaaaaattgagatataattcacatgccataaaattcacccttttaaagcatATAGTTCAGTGGTTTACAGGATCTTCACAAAGTTGTGCTCTTGAGTGCTTTTATGTTTGcttcttaatttttcattatgtTCCTGGAACCTGTAGGACCTCAATTTTAGCTCCCCATTCAGTAAGGTGCAACAGTAGTCAAACCATGAGAAGTTATTAAGATAATTTGGTACCATCTTTTCCTGcatttcacagagaaaaggaaattttggTAGAATCTCCTGAGTTTTAAGTTTCTTAAAACTTGAATGTCTACTACCATTTGTTTGTACTGGAGTTTAGTTTGAAGTATTTAAATGAATgtaatattttcagtttatttaaaattttacatatcttTCATGGAGATCTGCAAAGCTCTTCTATCTAAACATTTGGCAGCTTTGATTCAGAGTGAAAATGGAGTTGCAGACCACCTACAGCCTTAATCCTGTTACTTCAATCAGCGTTCCAAAAGATGTGGCTGGGCGTGGGGGACCACCTGTGCCAGTGTCGCCTGTgttgtttatttaaaatgcatttctagGATCCACCTgagtctggggtggggcagggttacctgaatctgcattttaacatgtTCCTGAGTGATTCTTGTGCACATTAAAGTTAGGGAAGAACTGACTTTAAATGCCCTGTACTGGTTTACTGATGTGTCAAATGAAATTGATAGTGATTATCTAACAGGATTGTTATGGAATCAAAATAATGAttgtgaaaatgttctaaaaatggCCAATGATAAATTATAGTTATTGTGTAGGTTGCCTTGATAACTGGTTGTTGATGTCTAATGGAAATTTCTTAGATTTTaaacattctcatttttttcctaattaaaagcGTTATAGATATTTTAACAGACAGGTTGAGATACTTGGAAATTCAAAACACCTTAAACATTAATGTAATGTCATATATTTAGTGCAAAATGTTGTGTCTGCCTTGCTTGTCCAGAATTTGTTAGAGGCCtagattacagaaaaaaaaaacttgtaacaCTTAATGTGTAATTTGAACTttacttttgctcattttttgtttttacatatctttaagggaaaaatatataattatgtttataAGTGTATTTAATAGGTTGCATTTCAAACTCTTAAAACAGGTTTTGTGCATCTTATCAAAATATTCTCAAGTATGAgacctttttccttttgtttcctatCAATTATTAGACCTCTTGGTGTCCTTGGCTAGCCAATTGATGATTAATATATTTGGTTATTGATGAGGCACCTTTCAGTTTAAATCTTAGCTTTTTGTGTTTATAGCCATATACCTCCTGGTATAGAATCGAGTCTCAGGTATCTGTTACATTCCCCTTAGGTTACTCAAAAATATACTAGGCACCATGTCTGAAGGAAATTGTAAGAATAATTTCTAAAAGCAGCAAAATTATGTACTTTGGAGGTAGAAACAGCTTGAATGAGTTCAAAACTTAGCATGTGAATTTGCTAATAAACATTTGTGATAGTCTTTTGAAATTTCCTTTATCAAATTTTTATGGTCACGGTGTAGTTTTCAGTAGTAGTCTCATTTGTCTTATACAATtgaatttaaaggaaaagttcTGTTGTATTCTGAAAGTGATTATTTTGTTAGGGTTTTGCTAAAATGAGCGGAAAGGAGAGAATTTATGTTGTAGATTACAATTCTGTGATAGCTAAAAAATTTTTTGTAGGTTTCTATATAAACTCTAGGGGACTAACTGAATAAGATAAATGAAAGTAATAAAATACAGTTTGAAATACAGAATGAAAACATGTTTTgtaataaaattaactttaaaagataTCATTTAATATTAGCCTTATCTTTGGGCATGTAAGTGAACTACTTAATCTTATTTGAGGCATTTGCAGGTTATATAAAGTGTGAAAAAATTTCCTATTACTTTTGGAATTTCTTGCAGaatatttttagtaatatttaaaaagaatggaaatctCAGTTATGAAGAACAAAGTTAATATTCAGAAGATGGTACTTGAGGAATATGAATAAAAAGTAAGATTATATTAgttgaaacattcaaagaatttaCTTTAGGTTTCAAATTCTTGACAAGACTTCTTGATATCCTATAATGCAAGCAAAAGTTGATCCAAAccaaatttatataatcttagattaatttttttctgctggTAAACgtagtaagttaaaaaaaaaaaaaaaagtaacgtCTTCATTGTAGTTCCCTTGtggaaacacaagaaaagatagagaaaagtATCACCTGTTATCTTAGACATGTTAATATTTGTTTCTAATCCTTCTTCTGTGTAGCTACATAAAAAAAATGGAACCGCACTGTACAGATTTGTGTATTTATTCACTGTGAGTATTTTTATGGTgttattacttaaaaaataaaaatgggcctttttttgttgtggtaaaatacccATTACATAAAGTTTACCACGTTAACCAGTGtgaagtgtgcagttcagtggcattgaaTACATTCACGTTATTGGGCAACCATCGCCACTCTCCATGCTTGTAACTCCCTCACCTGGTAAAACTGAAACTGTACCTGTTACGCAGTAACTCCCTGTCCTCCCCTGCTCCTGACGACCACCACTGTACTTTGTCTTTAGGGATGGATATGTTTGTGTTATATGGGAGTGGACCCTATTACTACTCTGCCCTATTATGTAGCTTTCTGATTGGCAGATAAGTTGTCTGAAGATAAAcagctatttatttcttttcatatattgtgTTTCCTGAAACAATCTTTAAGAAAAGTGTTTGGGTCCTTCAAAGAGTCTCTTAGGTACTAGAACTTTCAGATAATTGTGAATGATGCctagaggtgtttttttttttttttaaactttctctgTAGCCTTTGATTTTGGTGGGAAATTGGTGATCAGAGCTGCAGTAATTATAAGTGTGAGTAAGCTGTACCTCAACATACAAGTTATTAAAACTGAGCATGGTATGCAAAATCAGACAATAAACACCACAGGGCATATGAAAAAATAGAGTTGAGTGCATGACGCTCAAAACCTCTTGTCAGTGatatataaaaagatagaaacctGATAAAGACCAACACAATAGCCTATGTTGAATGGTTAAGAAATACATAAGTACTGCATTATATATGACACTTTACCTTGAAATAGACCTGAAGTTTGGTTGTAGAAGTGGGTGTCACAGGGTCGCAGCTTGTGGGGTGGTGGAAGAAGAGGTATCTGAAAGTAGACTGAAAGCATAACACTAGACGTGGGTGTGGGTAGCTTACAAGACGTGCTGTAACACAAGTTACCTGGCAGATGTTTGAGATGTGttcattttgtgtatttttgtatGGCTGGGTTGCATTTTCTGTGGTTGCTTAGGATTTCTTGCAGTTGCTCATAAACATGGGAAAT from Equus asinus isolate D_3611 breed Donkey chromosome 4, EquAss-T2T_v2, whole genome shotgun sequence harbors:
- the PAWR gene encoding PRKC apoptosis WT1 regulator protein; translation: MATGGYRAGSGGGGGSTTDFLEEWKAKREKMRAKQNPAGAAAPGGGGDAAGKPPAGALGTSAAAAANELNNNLAGGAAAPAGSGPGGVNCAGGPAALTRVGPGPRRPEDEPPSAAAAAAGTPPARGEPEERDGAPDKGKSSGPSARKGKGQIEKRKLREKRRSTGVVNIPAAECLDEYEDDEAGQKERKREDAITQQNTMQNEAVSLLEPGSSYLLQEPSRTVSGRYKSTTTASEEDVSSRYPRTDRSGFSRYNRDTNASGNLLSSSTLEKKIEDLEKEVVRERQENLRLVRLMQDKEEMIGKLKEEIDLLNRDLDDIEDENEQLKQENKTLLKVVGQLTR